In Vespa velutina chromosome 14, iVesVel2.1, whole genome shotgun sequence, the genomic stretch CAAACGAATTATGGTATGGCTAATTCTTTATGGAAAGAATATGCGAAAAAAGAGTAGAAGAAGGTTTGCCTGGATTAGCTATTTAATGGGGACCGATTGGAGACGTCGATCTTATTGTGGACATGCaggataatgataaagaaCTTTTTATTAGTGGTATTCTACAGCAAAAAATAACGTCATGTTTAGAAGAAATCAATCGATTTTTGATACAAGATAAACATATAGTTGCTATTATGAGAGTTGCTGAAAAACGATTAGATAGCGATCGTGCGGACAGTGTCGTAAATGCTGTCTTAAAAATTATGTGTAAGTTTCGGCTTATCCATGGTTAATgctaaatttaataattttattttgttttcgccacctttttttatctttatcttatttaaataaagaatttttgatTATAGGTATTACAAATTTGAAGAGTATCTATCAACTAACTTCCTTGCCTGAACTTGGAATAGAttctataatagatataagaataaaacaaacattAGAGCGTAAATGTGAAATATATCTCACGGCGGAAGAAATTAGATGCTTAAACTTCGGCAAACTCATGGAAATgtttaaatagataatagtaatgataataaaactgctaaaaacgaaatattatttggtATAAAGATGTTGATGTATTTGTTGAGTGAAAAACTGtcttcttaaataattatccCTCCTAAAATTTATACAGACGGAGGTTAAGGTGAGATATTTAACATTTCAGGTATCAAAGTCTGTGGTAGCATTTCCAAAATATTAGAACTGAAAATTAAGTCGCCTGCGACTTATTTCTTACGCGGGACGAATTATGGATTAAAAACTATAGAAGAAATGGTCCATTTATTTCTACCAGTATATTCTTttactaaaaaaatatttgattaaattaaatattattgaaccTGTTGTATTAAAatggtatataaattttcaagtaAAGCAAATAGATGCAAATACATGGGACCAGAGATGTAGAGAAGTGGAATactcataaaaagaaatgtgttCAATACAGGCCTGAGAGATAAATGAGGATAATATCCCGTTGTTTGAGGAAGACCTGCAGACGTCAGCAAGAAAACTAAAATCAGGGAAAACTTGAACGATGTTCATTCCAGGGAATACCTCTTGAGATGATACAGTTTGTAGCCAAGactaaaattaaatgattattattcctATTCATACAATGATAACAGATAGTCTTGTTTTAGTGGAGGACTTAGAAGCTGATCTTTATTCCAGAAGAAGACGGGAACGTAGCGGTAGGATTAATAACCTGCAGGCTCTTATATATACTCGATTCGACTAGCAAATTGTTTAAACGATCGTTGTTACCTAGGATGAACAAGACAAGTTATCACCAATATAATTTGAATTCAAGACTCCAGAATGAACACTAGATACGACGTTATAACCCTTGAGAATAATGGCTGATACAGTAGCTCAGACACGAGCAGGCCCTATTAGAAATGTTGGGATAAGACCCTAAGTCGTTTCGTCGCCGATCCTCCCCACGGTCCCTTCCAGGGAATTGTTAGCTAACCTCACAGCTAATTCCCTAGCAAAGAGAATTAACGGTTTTGAAGATCCTCGATTTTCTatgacaaatataaattaggTTAAGTTAGAGAAACAACGACATTAACTTATCGCAAAAATCGAACGCTACTTTGTAGATAATCTATCTGAGAGTATTGTGCTCAAATTTCAAGTCAATAAATCTGATTGTTTCTGAAATTTCTTTCCGGTAAGGTCGAAAAACGCAAAAGAAAGTAAGTGTCCAGTTATTTGGATGATAAAGTGATgttttttacttatatttaatcAGCGATTTCTGACCACATAACGTTCCTTCAGCTGCAGGAtgttttttctactttcttgtGCTCGAATCTCCGATCAATCGTAACGCTGTTTCTCAAATTTCATGCACAATTAGTAGTAGCGATATCCGATTTGCTAATGCATTAAGTTCATCTTCGACAAAATGCTTTTATAGTCATCGTACACAAGCTTTGCAGTAGGAAGATTTAACTATTAAATCTATTACGTTACGAATAATATCCAATAATCGTCGATACAccataaagcaaaaaaaagccTCGTTTGCGTCAAGTTCCATCCCCAGAAACAGTAAAATCTGAGCTTTTACCCATTTCTGCTATCAATTTTTGTTCCTCCTTTACAGCATTTTTCAATGACATCTTGCACACACTCTCTACCGTAATATTAATGTGCTCGATGACGATATCGTAAAACAACTGGTACATCAGTTTCATAGGTACATGAGTAAATCACTGGTACATGAGTAAATCCATGATTCcacaaaatttttctattcctcttaCACTAATCCCTAACAATCGAAATGCTAAAATAATTCGTCTATTCATAAACTTCATTTTTTATGAGAGGACTAGAATTGACACTAGTTGGTTCGCAGGAATCacacgaaattattaatgtaaaactGAGTCTACGAATGCTCGATTCTATGAACTTCACTTCACCGTTGCATGCCTTACACTTCACAACATTAGTAATTAcagaaaaaacgataaaaaagtttaGAATTCTGTACACATACAAAAAGACACAACAAAACAAGTATACCCGCCGAGTACGTACGGATTGAATCGCGACTCACTGCTTGCAGCTGCCCGATCGTTCTACCTAGAAACACCTATAATTCCGTCAATTTTCCGAATTTTAATACCGGATATGACTTAATTTGTTCGCAAAacatcaaaaaaataaaaatgcaaaaaaatcGATGTTTTAAAACTTCTTGGGTGTTCAGACCCCTTAAGTGAATCAAAATATGCttttcaaatcaaattatttaataaaaagaaaggagcaataattcaatataatagtTCATACATTCACTAGATGTACTGCAAAATGTTTGACGTTACActcagaaaatattttattactacaTGGTAATCgacatacatattttaaaatacatattttgaatgtttaataaaataaaagttgttTTCAATCTGAAATTCGAAACACATTTTATAAGGTAGTATggattcaaaattttataaagaataacatcaatataaaaaaaagcaaaagacttttcaaataatatactacttgaactttattatcattcaaaaCTTTTAAGGAAATTGTCATCCTCTTAGAGGTTAGCCCAAAGTAGATCAATATATGATAAGGATTTATTCTCTTTGATTGAGgtgtttttcgaaaaaattactAGATTCCATGATAGTCCTGGTGGACACTTTTCATTAggacgaaaatatatatatatatatatagacgatccattttaaaagaaacaaatgattttggtaatatattaagaataagCAATATATCATCCAGAACCATTTATTAGTAGTATAGAAATGTTGattaatacatacatcatatcacattaatatctataaaaaatatacataactcatatattataatacatgttttaatacatataaaagaaaaaaagtatagaatCTTGGCATTAATGTTCATATTTCATTCTAAAGGTTACAAATCGCTAATAAAGATATGAgctttatcgataaaaataaaatattcaacgaAAAAGGGCAAAAATCTAGGTTTTTGTAAAAACTTTTAATACGTTAgcaaatttttgtaaaaacaataatttgcTAACGTATAGGTTTAGGAcataagtatattaataattttaggTACAGTATAAAAATCTGCATCAAACGAtgcaaacaaaaatataagtttttgttaaagaaaaaagtacagTTGCATTTTTTTGATTCATCGATGCACAAAAgtgcataaaattatttgcttATTACGCATGGTCTGATACCATTTAACTTTCACTTATGTATGTTTAATTACTTAGCCATCTCATACATTGAcgttatatttacatattatatatatacgaatacatatttattaactaGGCAGTGAGTATTTCTCTACTTGacgatattatatagataatgatCGTTATATTACGCAAATTAAACATATTGTACTTATTTCCTTATAATCGCAAATGtttcttgattattatttcttgtataaaggacaaaataattattgttatatgatataacgattaataaaatgttacatacgattaataatacattGCACATAAAACAAttgataaaaaacaattaattgatACTTACGTCGTTAATTTCGAtagcaaattatttatatatgatgttGTAGATAGTCACTCAATCATTCCTCATTCAATGTACAATGAGTGTAAAAAGTATTCGTACAGCAATCAATTTGAACAAAAACTTTATagaattttgtttcttattgaTACAGAGGGCGTGTCAGAATAGAAATGTTTAACAAATCTCATGCATGATTCTTTATCCTTGCGACCGTATGGATCCGTTATATTGCATTGATATTTGAAGAATAAGTATCCATCTAAACACATTATTGAAAACTAAGTACTTTACTAACAATCCCTAAACTCGGCCAAAGATGGCAATATGTTTTTATCTACTCATTTTTTTAGCGATTATTCAAGAAATTCCCAGGAACAGATATATACCAATAGGAATATGTAGCTTTTAGGAGAAAGTACTATAGATACCTGAGGATATGTGTATCAACATATACCTAAAAAgtagtattataaatatttgaggTTGCGCATGTATCCGtcaacatttataaaatttttcagtTATAAAATTGAGATCCTCTATCCAAAGAATTTTCACGTGtgtatatttctcttatctaCGAATATAActtgtataatgtatatatatatatatatatatgtgtgtatatatatgtatgtatatattgtatatatatatatatatatatatatatgtgtatatatatgtatatatatattgtatatatatatatatatatatatatatatatatatatatatactacacaATCAGTATAACTACAAATGTTGACGCGTCCCTCAATTGTTcacaatattttctcttacgaATCATATAccactattaaaaatatttaaccttgaaaattaattggatACTCGCTAAGAAAACCCATAGATAAAAAACACATAACCATCTTTATCCGGATTTAGACCTTTTTAGTTGAGTATCTAGTTTTCAGCAATGTCTAACCgggcaataaataaatagtaaaactAAATGCCTAGGCGCGACGAGCTAAGGATTATCTATCGCCTAGACTTGAAATATCTCTCTAATTTACACTAGAACAAAGGGGCACATAtggaatatttaaacattttaacgaACTATCCTGATGCATCCCCGGCCAATGGgtatctatttcttctctttccatgCCCAGATCATACTTCTGCCCTTTTCATTCCCTTTCCTTATTTCACTACAATCTTCGCGGATAATTTTACAGACGTCAAAAGGTCAGTCAAGTTACATCTTTCAGATTCACGAGATGTAAACTTTCGAGTCTTATTAAACATTACTGGTTATCACTCCTTCAGAAATAGCCAGCAAAACTAACTACATATCATTACATAAAATACATCAacaattatatcttatttcaacaaatatacTGTGATAGCTTCAATTTGCACCATATTTACTATCGCATATCTATCTCGCTTGTTTCACGGGATCCTTTAAAAGAACCCGCGTTCTCTCATTAATGTGTGGGAACGCGGCGAATGGTATTTTACTGATAGCATTCAACGGTATCCTACCACGGTGCCATCGCCCTTATTCATCACGACCAGTGCATCTATAGCTCTGAGAACAAGAGACGGGAGAAATTCTCCGTACAAATCGACTATCATCGCTGGTCCATTGCGAGGCGTGTATCTGGAAACGCTCTCATAGTTGCGCCCTCACGACGCAACACAaatataactatttttttcatatttacgaatttatattgtatttttagaTTGAAAGAtctatttgtaaattataatcgtatatataatattccgGTAATATAAACTagattacaattattaacCGATCAATTTTAACAGGAATTTTTTATACCGTTAGAGTAAAAACGAGAAGCTCCACTTTTCGATAATGAGATACATACACAATATTATCCTCACTAATTTTTTGATCAGGAATAGAAGAACATTGATACTGATCCActaagttatatttttttcctgaaGGTAGGTTTCAAGAAATGAGTAGATCGGGCGAGAAACGTTATAGTAATTACAATCAAATCAATTCAGGAAAAAATAGTTCGcattcatcgttattatatgcTCCTCAAACAGAGAAATCAAACAGTATGACTGCCTTGTCTAGATAAacgtaatgaaagaaaatattaagataGTTTGTTTAGAgggtaaaaataattttactgttttctttgaagtattattgaaattttgttaTTGTAATCATGAAGTATATATAgctcattgaaaaatataatatatacatgtatatatttatatacatattttcttaagcttattatataatttcatttgtatagaaaaattaggcgaaataataaaatataaataaataatgtagatacgaaataaattgtttattatttaacaattcttTATTGTAACACtttcaagtaaaaaaattatcattcgaTCATTTCCAAAAAAATGATCATTCGATCATTTCCAAAAAAATGATCAGTTAGTATTAATTCGTCATcaaagtttttataattaatcttcATGTTAAttgtttgatatatatatatatatatatatatatatatatatatatatatatatcataacatgaataatttatatttctatgtttACTTACTAATAAATTTCCCAAATTTTGTTAAGTAAAGGTAGTTCCACATTATAATCTGAAGAACAGAGATAAATCAAATGTAAGAAAACATAACATATAACGATGAGTTCAATAAATGCAACAGGATCCAATTCTTTGAATAGTTATACAAACAATTGAAGATAAAACGTATAAGAATATAcagaaatgatttattttgaatgcaaaacaaaatgttttaattaatagataaacaataaataatataacaaaactgtttattagaaatttagaaataatgataatatattataaaaatatctataagaaatattcatCTGTAAGCAAATTGACTAAATGTTTTCTGtcaaaatacaataaaattatttaattctttaactatggatttaatttaattcagaaatttattccttattttaaattaacaaattgttatttttattttctattttttttttttttttttttttttttttttgaataaatcttttttagaatttcattattttcctttacgaTATTTTAAAACTCTTCACAACTAAATCGTATCttaattttctgtttttaattTCGTGACATCTGATAATGTATTTACCATTAAAGTTGATTTTTGAGAAAACCAATAAGCGTTGATCAATGAAAAAACTTTTCCAAGATCTACATTTCTACCAAAAAagctttcattaattatttttaaacttttaaagaagataaattggCTTTCAAAATGTTGAATTACttctaaattttaaattgatattgaaatacatgaatatttattatattgattaattttttaatgtttaagaTTGATCAAAACATTAATGATGTATTGATATTCGtctataattaaatcattaaatattacatcatACAATGTCTATAACCATTAGATGTACAGTTAAACGATCAGTATAGTACTGAAAAATGCAATACAGATAATCTCAACTTAACAtaactaatatattatttaataatatatattttacatatcagATATTTCCATGCTAGTTTAATTAATGGAGCAAAAGTTTCTTAAACCATTAAACAAGCTGTTTTTCGTATGCCAGGATAATATAGGATTCTTATCCACTAAAATTCCCATGATCACTCATGTGTATTATCCTGTTTATATGTAACAATAAGTATTGTCTGTAAGTAtgtctcttcttattcttaacaaaaataaactcTCTTACTTTGTcacctgtttctttttcacttttctgaATTTATATCTAGTTTCATAAGTGActttagaataatattatacagcttataattttttattatgatccAAGGGCTTCATATAAACCAAACAATGTTTCTGAAaatctctttcaatttcatgGTTATATAAAAGTTGGCCATCGactctttaatatatataataataaaataaagtaaaataaagtatGGTAAACTTATTTCATCAGATCGAATAATGACTAAcacgttataaaataaattgtaagaGCAGATTGTGAAAGactaaaaaaattcttttgtttcttttttttctatctttattatcagtccatatttaatctaatttatttatttatgcataatctgtagaacatttttattattgcatattgctaagattaaattaattgctAGCTTATTAtagtcctttttctttcgctaaCAGTAATTGTAAGTTCACAGGATACACGTTTTAATCATATCAGTAATTTTGCTAAATTAGAGTCAACCGAATGTAATATTCACACACTTTAGTCTTTGACCCATCGGTACATTTACTCTCCCTTGCAATTTTCTGATGtttacttttcctttgtttGTTCAACAATTGAACAATTGAACATCTACTAGTCAAGATTAATACTGTATCTACCGATAAAACAATCAAATTCTATGTGCCATTGGTGAACGATACAAtcgtactttttctttatatatatacttactattACTGTTTCTTACTGATtgcttttaattatcataCCCTTTTCATCACTTTATGATGTAATACCCATCTTTCATTGTGATAACCAAAATCTAATAAAccttacataatatattttaatatgcatACGGATTgtatagtttatatattttcacatcTAATAgaaatctataattttataaacaaatgaataaaaagatttacatCCTAAAACTACTAGGCTACACCATTGCATTTCGATGAGATCGTCAATTGTCAACAAAGtcatgaattaattatatatgtgaatCTAAATAATGTGATAGTTATAtttcacaaatattttattctaactatatattcgaatacgaaaaatttgtttatattcgcgtttctatgaatatattttatttcttcaaaaacATTTTTGGAGAATTTAAATTAAGTAAATCTGTTTTATACAATCAGACATGATTAACCATGTGTGTGGTATATAACTTATTTAATACTTCAGACTACTAAAGcttcttaaaaaatatgctAGATGGCGCTTCGATCtagaaaattcattcgaattttaatgaatccgccttaaatatatagtttctcattctcatcttccgataaaaattttgtaggTCTCTGTatcgtaaatataatgatGAGAGATATCagaaaatcgaatatatgCTTCAAAAGCAGTTCAAACGAAATGGAAATATAGCTGCCATTTTTGAATCGAGTCATACAATTTAATCGCACtttattgcattttatttcaaataattgtgtataaataaatgtcttatcgattcgaatttttgtttgtttttttcacgTTCTCTTAACATTTTCGAAGTATAAGTGTTcctgaaatataaataataataaatatcaattgcAAGCTTTAATAGAGAATTACATAAGTACCATTAGAAAAGTTTAAGTACCATTAGAAAAGATGCACCGAGCAATAGACTCTTTAATCTTATGTCGAGATCTAATGGAAAAGTAAGTAATAAAGTATAATCATGGATTGTATTATTCCACTGATGCATTAAAGACGCCATTTGATGTGAAccatcgatcgaaataatctgtagaaataaaaaaacaaattttttgattAGATAGAAATTCCACAaaggaatattatttactataatatttgatggaaatctttttgttttttctttttattatgtttaaagATCTGCATGAATCATGATATTATCTAAAGCTgtgaatttctttctctcttcctttctacgTTTGACAATATGTGAATGTTTCTGTTATAGactatatcttttataaacaaaaattaatttgatcgaatctaataaaattttatacgaaatttACCAAATGTATGAAAAAGTGCTATCTAAAATTTTAGATATATCATTTGAAGTATTTTAAAATGGCGATCGCAAAAAcctacaaattaattattaatttttaagaaaatagcTGAAgcaattctaataaaatttcacaCAAAAATGTCGTTCGATATATTAGACGggattttcgttatttttcgaatttttactCACAtggatgattattattaaaattttagtcCCATGTATCGTTTTTGATACACACTGAACATCATTTTCAGgccaaataatatttttgtcaatgacaggtaaaatgaaagaaaacaattgtTTATATCACTATTATACACATTATGTTATTGTAGCTCTTTTAAAGTCCTGTACTAATAAAAGTACTTATACGTAGCATGCTAATGAGTTGTCTATTGTATAATGCaactttctttaattataagcATTTACTTTGCGTTTGGTTGCTTAAATATTTGCAttatcgtgaaaaaaatagggacaaaagaaaagattaatcatttatacaaatattaatttgaaatttgatacaaatattaattattgaatgtATGCATTCAGTTGAAACAGTTCGTTTAAATTGTTATGAacttaataaagaaataatatcaaaaaaaagaattaaaatgaaaagaaattaaaaaaaataagtaacttttttgttgttcttgtaCATTTTCAATATGAAGTAAActtatttgtttgttatattatgcattttatagttttaatatttaatactctattaaataaaatgaattgtcAGCTCacaaaaaaaaccaaaaaaatagattatttttatatatttatcaagttTCATAACGTGTAATGTTTCTGCCACTCATGGCATAAAAATGACACTTATTCAAAAATGGCTTGGCAGGGAATtcattaaacgattaaattattaaattactatGTTACCTGAAATTGTGATTCCTTGTACATACAACAACTACATGCATTCGGTCCATATATATTGCACAAAGGTTTCCGTGAAGCATCGTAAACGGTAAAACTCGGGCCCAATATAGAGAAATTTTGTTCCACACTCCCAATTAAACCCGTACTCGATACCGTAAGTTtcttcgtaaataaaaaaaaaagagcatttaaaatagaatatgaaatatgaattatttaaaaaattagcGTGCGTATGTCTATgcaataattatcaatattcataatcaaatcaaataaataatcaaaataaaatgaataatacaaaaataccTTCATGAAAtgatattactataatattaaaaataaaatatatctataaaaataaatgtctgaaaaaaatataattaaaactaaaaatataattaaaacttaaattacaattttttggAATGTATACCATCAATGTCTCTAGAGATTTCAAAGTAATCTGCTGCTATcggaatacatttttaaatatatcagaGATTATCTTCCAAACTCATTAATACGATTCTAAAGAtcggatatatttttaattgttttatgatgttttaatttacttttcaaaCATATCTTTTATGATCTAattcaaacatttttaataaaactccggacaaaataatttaagctttgtttaattcaatttggagatcatttttaatttaattgtttcatATTTGGATCGTCCAAAGTCCATATATGAAGCAATAGaggaattataaatatatggatATTCAACagaattatgttaatatttcagcaaaataaatgattacttTAGGGACATCCTGTACAATgttttgtatgtgtatatctgGGGGTGTATAAACATAATAGAGAATGAGATTAAGACGAAGATACTGAAATGTCATCAATCAAGAACAGAATCGAGATCAAGTGAAAATTATTCACACATTGAATAGTTATCAATAATTAACACACAATTTTATAGTCCTTTGTtcgtaacattttttaaagattcctttaaaaagtaatatttacaaaattaaaaatatatttttttatataaaactaaaCTCTAATTGCATGgaaataatgacaatgaatTTTATAGCTTACAAAAAATTGTGAATATTACCAATGTTACGTACGATTtgcataaaattaattcagtAATTAACCTGTTaagttaaaatgaaaataataatgttctttaaagaattattaattacgcaTAACTTACGTGTACTGGTCCAGGCATATATTTCCATACaggatttttcttaataacaaACGCCGTTTCTCCAGCTTGGTCTAAGAAaattaacgtaaaatttgCGACTCTACGTATGTACCTTTCTTCGTTGTCCTCACGAGATTCCGTAGCTAAAAAGATCGTTTCAGCTTTTGGTACTTTCACTCtatattgttttctatttcCAGATAATCCAAATACTAAAAAAGTATAAACAGTTGAAGATGATTATTTTCCAGGTAAAAATGAAGATTTGAGGTATacaatatatctatgtacatagattgataataaattaaaagctagttgaatatttcttttgttcgagagaatagaaaaacaaacatgttaaaaaaaatttcataatttcatgtgtaaaatatttaaaaaatgtatagtaCGAAATAAAACATTGTCAGTTATCGAATAAATCGGAAGTTGAATAATTGTTAGTTTTTCTTATCGAACATCCTGtacttttttcaataattaaatattttaactaattatctttaaaaaattattaaacaaatctaGATCTAGAtctaaagttaataattaacgagatATTAACCTGTGAAATATGCCATGTTGACAGAAATAGTAACACTAATCTTAATGAAAccgaaatttataaaaactacaagcaaaaattataaacgCCATTAATCAAATAACACCTGAAATGTTACAAAAAACAGatgtataaaaaagtataattataaaacgttGATTGTATATACAAGAAAATGGTGgacattttgaatatttataaaattaaataaactattatttttgttagtgttattataaattaattctaaacttttttgttttcaattaacAGCCTTAGTAAAGTAGTAACTAAACTTATTGTAACATTGTTTTTCATTACCTCTTTCGTTACATCTTAAGATTGTTTACATTTGAAAGTGTATACTATTAGGTACATAATTATACATGCTAatgtcttattaattattaactttaaatctgt encodes the following:
- the LOC124954045 gene encoding phospholipid scramblase 2-like isoform X4 → MNGNMEIEAQERSSIPPVFRGPIVITVQPQVFGLSGNRKQYRVKVPKAETIFLATESREDNEERYIRRVANFTLIFLDQAGETAFVIKKNPVWKYMPGPVHKLTVSSTGLIGSVEQNFSILGPSFTVYDASRKPLCNIYGPNACSCCMYKESQFQIISIDGSHQMASLMHQWNNTIHDYTLLLTFPLDLDIRLKSLLLGASFLMEHLYFENVKRT
- the LOC124954045 gene encoding phospholipid scramblase 2-like isoform X1; the encoded protein is MNGNMEIEAQERSSIPPVFRGPIVITVQPQGENNSGRRPIPISTTDWVSTPRSQLNVLSGMHFLAGVEQLEIQKIINFNGLFGLSGNRKQYRVKVPKAETIFLATESREDNEERYIRRVANFTLIFLDQAGETAFVIKKNPVWKYMPGPVHKLTVSSTGLIGSVEQNFSILGPSFTVYDASRKPLCNIYGPNACSCCMYKESQFQIISIDGSHQMASLMHQWNNTIHDYTLLLTFPLDLDIRLKSLLLGASFLMEHLYFENVKRT
- the LOC124954045 gene encoding uncharacterized protein LOC124954045 isoform X3, with the protein product MNGNMEIEAQERSSIPPVFRGPIVITVQPQGENNSGRRPIPISTTDWVSTPRSQLNVLSGMHFLAGVEQLEIQKIINFNGLFGLSGNRKQYRVKVPKAETIFLATESREDNEERYIRRVANFTLIFLDQAGETAFVIKKNPVWKYMPGPVHKLTVSSTGLIGSVEQNFSILGPSFTVYDASRKPLCNIYGPNACSCCMYKESQFQRPTKFLSEDENEKLYI
- the LOC124954045 gene encoding phospholipid scramblase 1-like isoform X2, with the protein product MALQSGENNSGRRPIPISTTDWVSTPRSQLNVLSGMHFLAGVEQLEIQKIINFNGLFGLSGNRKQYRVKVPKAETIFLATESREDNEERYIRRVANFTLIFLDQAGETAFVIKKNPVWKYMPGPVHKLTVSSTGLIGSVEQNFSILGPSFTVYDASRKPLCNIYGPNACSCCMYKESQFQIISIDGSHQMASLMHQWNNTIHDYTLLLTFPLDLDIRLKSLLLGASFLMEHLYFENVKRT